GTTCGGCAGCCAGGATGATCGCCACCAGCGCGCCGAGCGGCAGGTAACGCACGAAACCGGCGCGCAGCTCGGCGAAATCGATGTCGAGCATCATCACGACGAACAGGAACAGCACCGCGACCGCACCGACATAGACGATGACGAGCAGCATCGCGATGAACTCGGCGCCCGCGAGCAGCATCAGCCCCGCCGCATTGAAGAAAGCGAGGATCAGCCACATGACGCTGTGGACCGGGTTGCGTGCGAAAATAACCATCGCGGCCGACGCAATGACGATCGTCGCGAACAGGTAAAAGGCGAAGAGTTGGATCATGTGCGCGCGCCCTTATCGATAGGGCGCGTCGGCGGCAAGATTCGCCGCGATCGCGCGTTCCCATTTGTCGCCATTGGCGAGCAGCTTGGCCTTGTCATAGAGCAGTTCTTCGCGCGTTTCGGTCGCGAATTCGAAGTTCGGCCCCTCGACCACCGCATCGACCGGGCACGCTTCCTGACAGAAGCCGCAATAGATGCACTTGGTCATGTCGATGTCGTAGCGTGTCGTGCGGCGCGAGCCGTCTTCGCGCGGCTCGGCCTCGATCGTGATCGCCTGCGCCGGGCACACCGCTTCGCACAGCTTGCACGCGATGCAGCGTTCCTCGCCGTTCGGATAACGGCGCAGCGCATGCTCGCCGCGGAAACGCGGCGACAGCGGGTTCTTCTCGAACGGATAGTTGATCGTCGCCTTCGGCTTGAAGAAGTACTTCAGCGTGAGGGCATGCGCCTTCACAAACTCCCACAGCGTGAAGCTTTTGATGAGGTGGGCAATGGTACTCATGAATACCTCGTCAGCATCAGATAGCCGGAGATCAGGAAGATCCAGAGAAGCGAGATTGGCAGGAAGACCTTCCAGCCCAGCCGCATCAGCTGGTCATAGCGATAGCGCGGTACGGTCGCCTTGACCCAGCTGAAGACGAAGAAGAAGAAGAGGATCTTCGCGAACAGCCAGACAATGCCCGGAACGGCATAGAGCGGCGCCCAGTCGATCGGGGGCAGCCAGCCGCCCCAGAAGAGCACGGCATTAAGCGTGCACATCAGCAGCACGTTGGCATATTCGCCGAGCCAGAAGAGCGCGAAGCTCATCGACGAATATTCGGTCTGGTAACCCGCGACGAGCTCCGATTCAGCTTCGGTCAGGTCGAACGGCGCGCGCGCGGTTTCGGCGAGCGACGAGATCAGGAACATCACCGCGAGCGGGAAGAGCAGCAGGTTGAAGCCGAAGGCGTTGACGATGCCGAGCCCGTGGCCCTGCTGCGCCTTGACGATCTCGTTCATGTTGAAGCTGTCGGCGAAGAGCACGACGCCGATCAGGATGAAACCGATCGACACTTCATAGCTGATCATCTGCGCCGATGCGCGCATCGCCGAGAAGAAGGGATATTTCGAGTTCGACGCCCAGCCCGACAGGATCACGCCATAGACGCCGAGCGACGAAATCGCGAGGATATAGAGCAATCCGACGTTGATGTCGGCGAGCACTGCGCCCGAATTGAACGGGATCACCGCCCAGGCGAGCAGCGCCACCGTGAAGGTGATGATCGGCGCGATCAGGAACAACCCGCGGTTCGCGCCCGACGGGACGATCGTTTCCTGAAGGAACACTTTCAGGCCGTCGGCGAAGCTCTGCAGCAGACCGAAGGGGCCAACGACGTTCGGACCGCGGCGCAGCGCGATCGCCGCCCAGATCTTGCGGTCGGCATAGATGATCATCGCAACCGCGAGCATCAACGGCAGCGCGATGAGCAGGATGCCGACGATCGTCGCGACGCCCCACGCCCAATTCGGGTCCATGCCCCAGGAGATGAAGGTCTCGGTCATTTCCGGGTCCCGTCCTGGTTGCGCCAACCGTTATGCGGGCCGGGCTTTTCCGACTTGCGCGGATTGAACCCGCGCCAGACCGAATAGCCCATCCCGACCAGCAGGATGCTGGCAATCGCATGCACCGGGGTCATTCCGCGGCCTCCGCAAAGTCTGCGCCATGGATCAGCTCTTCCGAGCAGCGCTGCATCGTCGGCGACGCGCGGCAGATGGCGTTGGTGAGATAGAAATCCTTGATCGGCGACGGGATCGCGCGCGCCTCGGGCTTCGCGGGCAGCTTCGGCACCGTCCAGCCATAGTCGGCAATCCCTTCGACGCCGAGCGCCGGCACCGCGGTGATCATCGCCGCGCGGCACTGGGCGAAGCTGTCGAAGCCGAGCGACACGCCGAGCGCATCGGCGAGCGCGCGGAAAATGCTCCAGTCCTCGCGCGCGTCGCCGGGTGCGAACACGGCCTTTTCGCTGCGCTGGACGCGGCCCTCGGTGTTGACCGTGGTGAAGTCCTTTTCGGTCCACGCCGCGGCGGGCAGGATGACGTCGGCGGCATGCGCGCCCTTGTCGCCATGGTGGCCGACATAGACTTTGAACGTGTCCGGCAGCGCCGCGAAATCGACCTCGTCGGCGCCGAGGAAGAAGGCGAGCTTCGGCTTCGCCGCGATCACGTCCTTGATCCCGCCAGGCAGGCCGTAGCCGAGCATCAGCGACCCCATACGCGCGGCCGAGAAATGCACGACATTATAGCCGTTCCAGCCGTCCTTGATCGCGTTCACCGACTTGGCGAGCGCGAGGCCCGCGCCGTGGACGCCGGGCACCGACAGCGCGCCGCCGCCGAAGACCAGCATCGGCCGCTCGGCGCCCTTGAGCGCGTCGAGCACCGCTGCGGGCAGCTTCGAAACGAGCGAAGCGTCGTCGCCGAGCCACTGCGCCTTGTACGTCAGGTCGGTTTCCGGGCCGATGGCGAAAACCTTCGCGCCCTTCTTCCACACCGCCTTGCGGATGCGCGTGTTGATCAGCGGCGCTTCCCAGCGAAGGTTCGTGCCAACGAGCAGGATCACGTCGGCATTTTCGGCCTCGGCGATACCGGTGTTGAAATTGACCGCCGACAGGCTGGTGACATCATAGTTGAGCCCGGTCTGGCGTCCTTCGAGCAGATTGCCGCCGAGCGCGTTCACCAGCGACTTCGCCGCGAACATCGTCTCGCAATCGGCGAGGTCGCCCGCGATCGCAGCGACCGACGAACCGGCGTTGACCGCCGCGATCGCGGCAAAGGCTTCGGCCCAGCTGGCGGGCTGAAGCGCGCCGTTCACGCGAACATAGGGCTGATCGAGGCGGCGGCGCGTCAGGCCGTCGACATGGTGGCGCGTCTTGTCGCTCGCCCATTCCTCGTTCACGTCGTCGTTGACGCGCGGCAGCACGCGCAGAACCTGACGGCCGCGCGCATCGATGCGCACATTGGTACCGACTGCGTCCATCATGTCGATGCCGAGCGTCTTCGAAAGCTCCCACGGACGCGCTTCGAACGCATAGGGCTTCGACGTCAGCGCGCCGACCGGGCAGAGGTCGACGATATTGCCCGACAATTCGCTGCCTACCGCGCGTTCGAGGTACGACGTGATCTGCATATTCTCGCCGCGATAGATCGCGCCGACATCTTCGACGCCCGCGACTTCCTCCGCAAAGCGGACGCAGCGCGTGCACTGGATGCAGCGGGTCATCACCGTCTTGACGATCGGACCCATATACTTCTCGGTGACCGCGCGCTTGTTCTCGTCATAGCGCGTCGCGCCGCGGCCATAGGCGACCGACTGGTCCTGCAGGTCGCATTCGCCGCCCTGATCGCAGATCGGGCAATCGAGCGGGTGGTTGATGAGCAGGAACTCCATCACCCCTTCGCGCGCCTTCTTGACCATCGGGCTGTCGGTCTTGATCACCTGCCCCTCGGCGGTCGGCAACGCGCACGACGCCTGCGGCTTCGGCGGGCCCGGCGACACTTCGACGAGGCACATGCGGCAATTGCCGGCGATCGACAGGCGTTCGTGGTAACAGAAGCGCGGGATTTCCTTCCCCGCCAGCTCGCACGCCTGCAGGACGGTCGCGCCCTGCGGGACGTCGAGTTCTACGCCATCTACGGTGACTTTAGGCACCCGACACCTCACTCATTCGATACAATGCGTCTGCGATATGATTGCGCACGTCGCGGACGTCGACCCGATATTGCGCGCTTTCTGGCATGCAACCGGACAGCGCGGCGGCCATGGCGCGCATGGCGGCAGTTTCCTCATGCGAACCGACGGCCGTGCCGAGGAGCGCCAGCGATCCGGCTGGATCGGCCGCGGCGATACAGCCGGAAAAGCTGGCGACAAAAGCGCGGCCGCGCGCAACGGGGACGCGGACTGCGGGAACGGGAGCCAGAGAGTCAAGCTTCACCTTGCGGTCCTTGTCGGCGTGGATTGCGTTCTCCGCCAAAGCCCCACGAAACTCGCCGCTCCTGCCGCTGATGAACGGCACCTTGGCGCAAGCGTCAAATTGCGCAATCGAATTGAGCGCCGCGCGCTCCGCCGGAGTATCGACCGCGGTGCCGAGCGCCGCACGCACCCTGTCGGGTGCCTGCCGCCAGATGCAAGCGGCGAAATCGTTTATCACCTGCTGTTTCGGTACAAGCTGCTGCGCCAACGCCGGTCGCGCATCGCGCATCTCGTCCTGCCGGTCGAGTTTCTCGCGAAGTTCACGGTGCTTATCCCACTGCCCCATATTGGTGGGCGTTGTGACGGACGAAGGCTGCGAACCCTGCGCGAAGGTTGACGCAGGTCCGGCGAGCAGAGCCGACACAAGCAGCGCGTGCTTCATACCCATCACTCCGCAGCCTCCAGCGCGCCGCCATTCTCGCGGATGCGGCGTTCGATTTCGGGGCGGAAGTGCCTGATCAGGCCCTGGATCGGCCACGCCGCGGCATCGCCGAGCGCGCAGATCGTGTGACCTTCGACCTGCTTGGTCACGTCGAACAAGGTGTCGATCTCGCTGATGTCGGCGTCGCCGGTGCGCAGGCGCTCCATCACGCGCCACATCCAGCCGGTGCCTTCGCGGCACGGGGTGCACTGGCCGCAGCTTTCATGCTTGTAGAAATAGCTGATGCGGCTGATCGCCTGGACGACGTCGGTCGACTTGTCCATCACGATCGCGGCGGCGGTGCCAAGGCCCGATCCGACGGCTTTCAGCCCGTCGAAATCCATCGGCGCGTCCATGATTTCGGCCGCGGGGACGAGCGGAACCGACGAACCGCCCGGGATCACCGCGAGCAGATTGTCCCAGCCGCCGCGGATGCCGCCGCAATGCTTGTCGATCAGTTCGCGGAAGGTGATGCCCATCTCTTCCTCGACGACGCACGGGCGCTCGACATGACCCGAGATCTGGAAGAGCTTGGTGCCCTTGTTGTTCTCGCGCCCGAAGGAGGCGAACCACGGCGCGCCGCGGCGCAGGATCGTCGGCACGACCGCGATGCTCTCGACATTGTTCACCGTCGTCGGGCAGCCATAAAGGCCGGCGCCCGCCGGGAACGGCGGTTTCAGGCGCGGCTGGCCCTTCTTGCCCTCGAGGCTTTCGATCATCGCGGTTTCTTCGCCGCAGATATACGCGCCGGCGCCGCGGTGGACGAATACGTCGAAATCATAACCCGACTTCGCGGCATTCTTGCCGAGCAGGCCGGCGTCATACGCTTCCTGCACCGCGGCGAAGAGCGTCTCGGCTTCGCGGATGAATTCGCCGCGGATATAGATGTAGGCGGCGCGCGCGCGCATCGCGAAGCCCGCGATCAGCGCGCCTTCGATCAGCTTGTGCGGATCGTGGCGGATGATTTCGCGGTCCTTGCACGAACCCGGCTCGGATTCGTCGGCGTTGATGACGAGGAAGCTCGGGCGGTCGGCGCGCGGTTCCTTCGGCATGAACGACCATTTAAGGCCCGTGGGGAAGCCCGCGCCGCCGCGGCCGCGCAGGCCCGACGCCTTGATCTCCTCGATGATCGCGTCCTGGCCGCGCTTCATCAGGTCCTTGGTATTGTCCCAATCGCCGCGCGCCTGCGCGGATTTGAGGTTCCACGGCTGGAAGCCGTAGAGATTGGTGAAGATGCGATCTTTGTCAGCGAGCATGGCGGGCCTCACTCACCCTTCTTATTGTTGTCGCGGCGGGCGATGGTCGCAGCGAAGAATATGATGCCGATCCCGATGAAGGCGGAACCCAATGCAATCCAGACCGCCATTACCAATCCTTCCGATAGTCATGGTTGGCCTTGACCATTTCCTTCAGCGTCGTCGGGCCGCCCTCGGGCTCGCTCGTGTGGCGCTTCGGTGTCTGGGGGCCGGTCTTGGGCTGTTCGCCCGCGGCGAGCGCATCGAGGATGCGGACGGTGCTGTCGTAGTCGAGATCTTCGTAGTTATCGTCGTTGATCTGGACCATCGGCGCGTTGGTGCAGGTGCCCATGCACTCGACCTCGGTCAACGTGAACAGGCCATCGGGCGTGGTCTTGCCCTTCACCATGCCGCGGTTCTTGCACGCGGCCATGACATCGTCCGACCCGCGCAGCAGGCACGGCGTCGTGCCGCAGACCTGCACATGATAGCGGCCGACAGGGACGAGGTTGTACATGGTGTAGAAGGTCGCGACCTCATAGGCGCGGATGAAGGGCATATCGAGATGCGCGGCGACATATTCGATCACCGGCACGGGCAACCAGCCCTGCGTCTGCGTCTCGGCGCCGACCTGGCGCTGCGCAAGGTCGAGCAAAGGCATCACCGCCGAGCGCTGGCGTCCCGCGGGATAGCGCGCGACGATCGCCTTCGCCTTTTCGGCATTTTCCGCCGTCCACGCAAAGGCGCCCCAGCGCGCGCGGGTTTCGGCTTCGTCGGGAATATTGGGTGCGTCGGCCATTATTGCTTACCACTTTGCGAATTGGGCATTGGCGGTGCCGGCGGGGCAAAAACCACTCCGCCGAAGTTCGAGATCGTAACCGACTGGCCCATGTCCGAAACCTGCGCTTTCCAATTGGCTCCGCTACAGTTCCAAATGACTTCAAAACTCTTGCTCTCAGCGTCGGTGAACACCGTGCTCCGAACTCGTTCAACATCGCAATTTCGGATCGTTTCGACAAAAACCGCACCGTCGATGGAATATTGCCCCGGGAAGGCGGGCAAGGGACGGGAAAGGCCGACCGAACCATCGATCATCACTTTTGCGGTTGCAGCTTCGCCGGAAAACAATTTTGCAATGAAGCCGGCGGCCGGACTGGGTTGTGCCGCATGCGCGGTGGAACAACACGCGACGATGCCAACACACGCACCAAAGGCTTGGGTGATCCGCGACACCTTCACCGGTCACACTCCCCGAACACCACGTCGATAGCGCCGATAATTGCAGTGGTGTCGGCGAGCATGTGGCCTTTCGACATCATGTCCATCGCCTGAAGATGCGAAAACGCCGTCGGGCGGATCTTGCAGCGGTACGGCTTGTTGCTGCCGTCGCTGACCAGATAGACGCCGAATTCGCCCTTGGGGCTTTCGGTCGCCACATAGACTTCGCCCGCGGGGACGTGGAAGCCCTCGGTGTAGAGCTTGAAGTGGTGGATCAGCGATTCCATCGACTGCTTCATCTCGCCGCGCTTCGGCGGGACGACCTTGCGGTCGAGGCTGGCGATCGGGCCCGTGGGCATATCACGCAGGCATTGCAGGATGATGCGCGCCGACTGATAGACTTCCTGCACGCGGACCATGAAGCGGTCGTAACAGTCGCCGCGCGTGCCGACGGGAATGTCGAATTCCATCGACGCATAGGCGTCATAGGGCTGCGACTTGCGCAGATCCCACGCGATGCCGCTGCCGCGGATCATCGGGCCCGAGAAGCCCCACGCCAGCGCGTCTTCCTTCGACACCGTCGCGATGTCGACGTTGCGCTGCTTGAAGATGCGATTGTCGATGACGAGGCTCATCGCGTCGCCGAACAGTTTCGGCAGGCGTTTTTCGCACCATTCGCCGATGTCGTAGAGCAGCCGTTCGGGCACATCCTGATGGACGCCGCCCGGACGGAAGTAGGCCGAGTGCATCCGCGCGCCCGACGCGCGCTCGAAGAAGTTGAGGCAATCCTCGCGCAGTTCGAACACCCACAGGTTCGGGGTCATCGCGCCGACGTCCATGACGTGCGAGCCGATGTTGAGCATATGATTGCAGATGCGCGTCAGCTCGGCGAACAGCGTGCGGAGATATTGTGCGCGCGCCGGAACTTCGAGGTCGAGCAGCTTCTCGATCGCGAGGACATAGCTGTGCTCCATGCCGAGCGGCGAGCAATAGTCGAGCCGGTCGAAATAGGGCAAAGCCTGCAGATAGGTCTTATACTCGATCAGCTTTTCGGTGCCGCGGTGGAGCAGCCCGACGTGCGGGTCGACGCGTTCGATAATCTCGCCGTCAAGCTCAAGCACCAACCGCAAGACGCCGTGCGCCGCGGGATGCTGCGGGCCGAAGTTGATCGTGTAGTTGGTGACGGCCTGATCGCCCACCGTATTGGCGGTGTCGACCGGATAGCCTTCGAACAGATCGCCACCATAATGATGGACATTCGGAGAGTCGGTCATGCGTCACCTCCCGTTTTGCGCTTGCGAGGCGCACGCGGTTTCGGCGGGGCCTTTTCGGCCTTCGCTGTCGCCGGCGTTTTTGCGGCCTTGGTCGAAGGCTTCGCGCTCGCACCATCGCGGCTCGTCTTTGCGGCCTTGATGTTGGCCTTCGCCCCTGCCCCGGTTTGTTCCGGCTTTTCGGTCGTCTTCGGGGTCGGCGGCGGCGGCGCCTTCGCCGTGTCATCGGCCTTCTTGACCTCGACCGCGGTCATCGGCGTCGGTGCACCCTTGCCCGGCGCTTCGCCGGTGCCGCCGGCCTTTTCATCGCCGGGCAGCACATAGTCGGCGCCTTCCCATGGGCTGAGGAAGTCGAAATTGCGGAAATCCTGCGCGAGCTTCACCGGCTCGTACACGACGCGCTTGTCTTCTTCGGAATAGCGCAGCTCGGTATAGCCGGTCAGCGGGAAATCCTTGCGCTGCGGATGCCCCTGGAAACCATAGTCGGTCAGGATGCGGCGCAGGTCGGGATTGCCGGCGAACAGCACGCCATACATGTCGAACACTTCGCGCTCGAGCCAGCCGGCGACCGGCCAGACAGGCACGATGCTCGGCACCGGCGTCGCTTCGTCGGTGCAGACGCGGACGCGCAGGCGATGGTTCTTGGTCACGCTGAGCAGGTGATAGACGACCTCGAACCGCTCGGCGCGGTCGGGATAGTCGACCCCGGCGATTTCCATCAGCTGCTGATATTCCATCTTGTCGCGCAGCGCGATCATCACGCCCGCGATCGCTTCGCGATCGACGGTGATGCTGTCTTCATCGGCGGCATGGACGTGCACGAGCAGGTCCTTGCCGAGCAGCGCCTTCAGCTCCGCGTCGATATGGGCGCGGCGGGCGACGAGGGGTGCGGCATGGGTCATCAGCGTTCGATCGTCCCGGTGCGGCGAATCTTCCGCTGGAGCTGCATCACGCCGTAAAGCAAGGCTTCGGCCGTCGGCGGGCAGCCGGGGACATAGATGTCCACGGGCACGATGCGGTCGCAGCCGCGCACCACCGAATAGCTGTAATGATAATAGCCACCGCCATTAGCGCAGCTGCCCATCGAGATGACATATTTGGGGTTCGACATCTGGTCGTACACGCGGCGCAGCGCCGGGGCCATCTTGTTGCAGAGCGTACCCGCGACGATCATCACATCCGACTGGCGCGGCGAAGCGCGCGGCGCGGCGCCGAAACGCTCCATGTCATAGCGCGGCATGTTGACGTGGATCATTTCGACCGCGCAGCAAGCGAGGCCAAAGGTCATCCACCAGAGCGAGCCGGTGCGCGCCCAGTTGAACAGATCCTCAGTCGAGGTGACGAGAAAGCCCTTGTCGCCGACTTCGCTGTTGAGGTCGTCGAAAAATGCCATGTCGGGGTTCGTCCCCGGGGCAACCGGCATCTGGCCGGGCGGCAGGATGATCGAGCTGCTCATTCCCAGTCCAACGCCCCTTTCTTCCATGCATAGACAAGGCCGAGCGTCAGTTCGGCGAGGAAAATCATCATCGTGGCCCAGCCGGCCCAGCCGATTTCCTCAAGGCTGACGGCCCAGGGAAAGAGGAAGGCGGCTTCGAGGTCGAAGATGATGAAAAGAATGGCGACGAGGTAGAAACGCACGTCGAACTGGCTGCGTGCGTCTTCAAAAGCGGGGAAACCGCATTCATATTCGGTCAGCTTCGCCGGATCGGGCTTGTGCGCCCCGGTCAGCCGCGCGACGCCCATCGGCAGGAAGACGAAGGCGGACGACAGGCCGACGGCGACGACCAGAAAGATCAGGATCGGCAAATATTGCGTCAGATCGACCATGGGAGCTCGCAGTTCTGTTGTTCATATTTTGGGGTGCCTGGCACCCGTTTATCGGGGGCGCTTTAGGCCACGAAGCCGCGTGTCGCAAGCGCTGCGGGCAGGATTTTCGTATCGCGTGTGACCAAAAGCATAAAGGCCGCTGGTGACAGCCCCTATCGCTGTGATACCCCACGCAAAAAGGGTCGGAGTACCGCGCTTTCGGGGCGCAACTTGGATAAAGGGAGCTTCCATGGGACCAATTACCACTCGCGCCGCACTGGCCTTGGGCGTTGCCGCACTTTTCTCGGCGACTCCAGCCCAGGCAGAACTGATCAACGCGTCGAATCCGGCAACGATCAAGGCGATCCTCGAGTCGCAGGGCTGGCCCGCGACGCTGGTCAGCAAGGCGGGCGACGATCCCTATCTGGAAAGCAATCGCAACGGCCTGAAATTCCTCGTCCTCTTCATGAACTGCGAAGAGGGCAAGAAGTGCAAGACACTGCAATATTATATGGGGTTCAGCGACGCGAAGGGCGT
This window of the Sphingopyxis sp. CCNWLW2 genome carries:
- a CDS encoding NADH-quinone oxidoreductase subunit J, whose product is MIQLFAFYLFATIVIASAAMVIFARNPVHSVMWLILAFFNAAGLMLLAGAEFIAMLLVIVYVGAVAVLFLFVVMMLDIDFAELRAGFVRYLPLGALVAIILAAELVFAVGAWSAGGVDLAARAAPVVSDKSNIQQIGELLYTRYIFLFEAAGIVLLVAMIGAIVLTHRKRGGVRTQNISKQNQRRPQDATRLVDPGVGQGMEL
- the nuoI gene encoding NADH-quinone oxidoreductase subunit NuoI gives rise to the protein MSTIAHLIKSFTLWEFVKAHALTLKYFFKPKATINYPFEKNPLSPRFRGEHALRRYPNGEERCIACKLCEAVCPAQAITIEAEPREDGSRRTTRYDIDMTKCIYCGFCQEACPVDAVVEGPNFEFATETREELLYDKAKLLANGDKWERAIAANLAADAPYR
- the nuoH gene encoding NADH-quinone oxidoreductase subunit NuoH, with amino-acid sequence MTETFISWGMDPNWAWGVATIVGILLIALPLMLAVAMIIYADRKIWAAIALRRGPNVVGPFGLLQSFADGLKVFLQETIVPSGANRGLFLIAPIITFTVALLAWAVIPFNSGAVLADINVGLLYILAISSLGVYGVILSGWASNSKYPFFSAMRASAQMISYEVSIGFILIGVVLFADSFNMNEIVKAQQGHGLGIVNAFGFNLLLFPLAVMFLISSLAETARAPFDLTEAESELVAGYQTEYSSMSFALFWLGEYANVLLMCTLNAVLFWGGWLPPIDWAPLYAVPGIVWLFAKILFFFFVFSWVKATVPRYRYDQLMRLGWKVFLPISLLWIFLISGYLMLTRYS
- the nuoG gene encoding NADH-quinone oxidoreductase subunit NuoG — protein: MPKVTVDGVELDVPQGATVLQACELAGKEIPRFCYHERLSIAGNCRMCLVEVSPGPPKPQASCALPTAEGQVIKTDSPMVKKAREGVMEFLLINHPLDCPICDQGGECDLQDQSVAYGRGATRYDENKRAVTEKYMGPIVKTVMTRCIQCTRCVRFAEEVAGVEDVGAIYRGENMQITSYLERAVGSELSGNIVDLCPVGALTSKPYAFEARPWELSKTLGIDMMDAVGTNVRIDARGRQVLRVLPRVNDDVNEEWASDKTRHHVDGLTRRRLDQPYVRVNGALQPASWAEAFAAIAAVNAGSSVAAIAGDLADCETMFAAKSLVNALGGNLLEGRQTGLNYDVTSLSAVNFNTGIAEAENADVILLVGTNLRWEAPLINTRIRKAVWKKGAKVFAIGPETDLTYKAQWLGDDASLVSKLPAAVLDALKGAERPMLVFGGGALSVPGVHGAGLALAKSVNAIKDGWNGYNVVHFSAARMGSLMLGYGLPGGIKDVIAAKPKLAFFLGADEVDFAALPDTFKVYVGHHGDKGAHAADVILPAAAWTEKDFTTVNTEGRVQRSEKAVFAPGDAREDWSIFRALADALGVSLGFDSFAQCRAAMITAVPALGVEGIADYGWTVPKLPAKPEARAIPSPIKDFYLTNAICRASPTMQRCSEELIHGADFAEAAE
- the nuoF gene encoding NADH-quinone oxidoreductase subunit NuoF; the protein is MLADKDRIFTNLYGFQPWNLKSAQARGDWDNTKDLMKRGQDAIIEEIKASGLRGRGGAGFPTGLKWSFMPKEPRADRPSFLVINADESEPGSCKDREIIRHDPHKLIEGALIAGFAMRARAAYIYIRGEFIREAETLFAAVQEAYDAGLLGKNAAKSGYDFDVFVHRGAGAYICGEETAMIESLEGKKGQPRLKPPFPAGAGLYGCPTTVNNVESIAVVPTILRRGAPWFASFGRENNKGTKLFQISGHVERPCVVEEEMGITFRELIDKHCGGIRGGWDNLLAVIPGGSSVPLVPAAEIMDAPMDFDGLKAVGSGLGTAAAIVMDKSTDVVQAISRISYFYKHESCGQCTPCREGTGWMWRVMERLRTGDADISEIDTLFDVTKQVEGHTICALGDAAAWPIQGLIRHFRPEIERRIRENGGALEAAE
- a CDS encoding complex I 24 kDa subunit family protein; translation: MADAPNIPDEAETRARWGAFAWTAENAEKAKAIVARYPAGRQRSAVMPLLDLAQRQVGAETQTQGWLPVPVIEYVAAHLDMPFIRAYEVATFYTMYNLVPVGRYHVQVCGTTPCLLRGSDDVMAACKNRGMVKGKTTPDGLFTLTEVECMGTCTNAPMVQINDDNYEDLDYDSTVRILDALAAGEQPKTGPQTPKRHTSEPEGGPTTLKEMVKANHDYRKDW
- a CDS encoding NADH-quinone oxidoreductase subunit D, which produces MTDSPNVHHYGGDLFEGYPVDTANTVGDQAVTNYTINFGPQHPAAHGVLRLVLELDGEIIERVDPHVGLLHRGTEKLIEYKTYLQALPYFDRLDYCSPLGMEHSYVLAIEKLLDLEVPARAQYLRTLFAELTRICNHMLNIGSHVMDVGAMTPNLWVFELREDCLNFFERASGARMHSAYFRPGGVHQDVPERLLYDIGEWCEKRLPKLFGDAMSLVIDNRIFKQRNVDIATVSKEDALAWGFSGPMIRGSGIAWDLRKSQPYDAYASMEFDIPVGTRGDCYDRFMVRVQEVYQSARIILQCLRDMPTGPIASLDRKVVPPKRGEMKQSMESLIHHFKLYTEGFHVPAGEVYVATESPKGEFGVYLVSDGSNKPYRCKIRPTAFSHLQAMDMMSKGHMLADTTAIIGAIDVVFGECDR
- a CDS encoding NADH-quinone oxidoreductase subunit C, with the translated sequence MTHAAPLVARRAHIDAELKALLGKDLLVHVHAADEDSITVDREAIAGVMIALRDKMEYQQLMEIAGVDYPDRAERFEVVYHLLSVTKNHRLRVRVCTDEATPVPSIVPVWPVAGWLEREVFDMYGVLFAGNPDLRRILTDYGFQGHPQRKDFPLTGYTELRYSEEDKRVVYEPVKLAQDFRNFDFLSPWEGADYVLPGDEKAGGTGEAPGKGAPTPMTAVEVKKADDTAKAPPPPTPKTTEKPEQTGAGAKANIKAAKTSRDGASAKPSTKAAKTPATAKAEKAPPKPRAPRKRKTGGDA
- a CDS encoding NuoB/complex I 20 kDa subunit family protein; protein product: MSSSIILPPGQMPVAPGTNPDMAFFDDLNSEVGDKGFLVTSTEDLFNWARTGSLWWMTFGLACCAVEMIHVNMPRYDMERFGAAPRASPRQSDVMIVAGTLCNKMAPALRRVYDQMSNPKYVISMGSCANGGGYYHYSYSVVRGCDRIVPVDIYVPGCPPTAEALLYGVMQLQRKIRRTGTIER
- a CDS encoding NADH-quinone oxidoreductase subunit A, whose translation is MVDLTQYLPILIFLVVAVGLSSAFVFLPMGVARLTGAHKPDPAKLTEYECGFPAFEDARSQFDVRFYLVAILFIIFDLEAAFLFPWAVSLEEIGWAGWATMMIFLAELTLGLVYAWKKGALDWE
- a CDS encoding YbjN domain-containing protein yields the protein MGPITTRAALALGVAALFSATPAQAELINASNPATIKAILESQGWPATLVSKAGDDPYLESNRNGLKFLVLFMNCEEGKKCKTLQYYMGFSDAKGVSLDKLNKWNKDKRFARAYKDDEGDPVLEMDVDLDFAGIPRENVGETFNTWASLMDSFREYVFEK